The following proteins are co-located in the Streptococcus downei MFe28 genome:
- a CDS encoding glycoside hydrolase family 70 protein → MERKLHYKLHKVKKQWVTIAVASAGLASVVGAGSLSQTVSADDLAKDQAAATEQKASANQEKEEVVSDQVDTTSAKATSEKEVAQASDTSSEANQVPAQEEKKAEKAAAPATATPAPQTGAKNSQTASSEAPATSNQASETAETGALSQKEEAAVLSLDNIKKIDGKYYYVMADGSYKKNFAITVDGQMLYFDAKTGALSSTSTYSFSQGLTPIVSDFSVNNKAFDSSEKSFELVDGYLTAESWYRPAKILENGKTWVDSKETDLRPVLMSWWPNKDTQVAYLNYMSKALGGKEEFTTETSQTTLNTAAELIQTKIEARISKEQGTKWLREAMAAFVATQSRWSYASEQFDKNDHLQGGALLYTNNKLTQWADSNYRLLNRTPTRQDGKPHYSKADEYGGYEFLLANDVDNSNPVVQAEMLNQIHYLMNWGSIVMNDKDANFDGIRVDAVDNVNADTLQLYTNYFNSVYGVNKSEAQALAHISVLEAWSYNDNDYNQDTNGAALAMDNGLRFSLLYTLTRPLNERTPGMSTLIKSQYGLTDRTKDDKYGDTQPSYVFVRAHDSEVQTVIAQIIKKKIDPTTDGFTFTLDQLKQAFDIYNKDMNSVDKHYTHYNIPAAYAVMLSNMESVTRVYYGDLFTDDGQYMETKSPYYDAINTLLRARIRYAAGGQTMEHNSYKASAAMKAKNPDSGSVLGNSEVLVSVRFGQDVMSADDMTGGKLAKTSGMFSLISNNPELELDANEEIRVNVGKIHAGQTYRPLLLTTDKGLQKYLNDSDTKLTKVADKDGYITFKGSEIKGYKQVEVNGYLSVWVPVGAKADQDIRVAASTKVNGKDDKTYTASQALESQLIYEGFSNFQDFVKKDSQYTNKKIAENTDLFKAWGVTSFEMAPQYVSATDGTFLDSIIENGYAFTDRYDLAMSKNNKYGSKEDLANALKALHAAGIQAIADWVPDQIYQLPGKEVVTASRVDNYGRVKIDQPLVEKLYLANTKSSGKDFQAKYGGEFLEDLQKQYPEMFTAKMISTGKTIDPSVKLKEWSAKYLNGTNVLGRGTDYVLSDEGTGKYFTVNEKGDFLPAALTGDREAKTGFYNDGKGMTYYTTAGNKAKSAFVTVAGNTYYFDYTGYMVTGPNTINSKFYYFLPNGVMLKDAIKQDELGRSVYYGKTGTMYKATDKSQWFAMTDSKGQQRFRHFDRFGIMSVGLVTINGSVQYYDEEGFQVKGEFVTDKDGQTRYFDEGSGNLVKDRFLNKDGKWYYLDDKGLLVKGAQTIKGQKLYFDTKTGAQVKGDFVADKDGNLTFYSGDSGQMVQSDFFSTGNNAWFYADENGHVAKGAKTIRGQKLYFDTKTGQQAKGRFIRDDKGVRYYDADTGALVTNAFLETKAGSNQWYYMGADGYAVKGNQTIKNQHMYFDAETGQQAKGIIVTDANGRKYFYDTFTGSRVVNQFVLVNGNWYFFGYDGSAVTGFHDIKGQHLYFNSDGTQAKGTTVKIGNRSYTFDAHTGELTSVHYG, encoded by the coding sequence ATGGAAAGAAAATTACATTACAAATTACACAAGGTCAAGAAGCAGTGGGTGACCATCGCTGTCGCCTCTGCTGGTTTGGCCAGCGTAGTCGGTGCTGGCTCCTTGAGCCAAACCGTTTCTGCTGACGATCTTGCTAAGGACCAAGCGGCAGCGACTGAGCAAAAGGCATCAGCCAATCAGGAAAAAGAAGAAGTAGTTTCTGATCAGGTTGACACGACCAGTGCCAAAGCAACCTCTGAGAAGGAAGTTGCTCAAGCTTCGGACACTAGTTCAGAAGCCAACCAAGTTCCAGCCCAAGAAGAAAAGAAGGCTGAAAAGGCAGCTGCTCCTGCGACAGCGACACCAGCTCCACAGACTGGTGCAAAAAACAGCCAAACAGCTAGTTCAGAAGCACCAGCGACAAGCAATCAAGCAAGTGAGACAGCTGAAACTGGTGCCTTAAGCCAAAAAGAAGAAGCAGCAGTTCTTTCGCTTGATAATATCAAGAAGATTGATGGAAAGTATTACTATGTTATGGCAGACGGCTCTTATAAGAAGAACTTTGCCATTACTGTTGATGGGCAAATGCTTTACTTTGATGCCAAAACAGGTGCCCTGTCTTCAACCTCTACCTATTCTTTCAGTCAAGGTTTGACACCAATTGTTTCTGATTTCTCAGTCAACAATAAGGCTTTCGATTCTTCTGAAAAGAGTTTTGAACTGGTAGATGGTTACCTGACAGCTGAAAGCTGGTACCGTCCTGCTAAGATTCTTGAAAATGGCAAGACCTGGGTGGACTCCAAAGAAACTGACCTTCGTCCAGTTCTCATGAGCTGGTGGCCAAACAAGGATACCCAAGTTGCCTACCTCAACTATATGTCCAAGGCGCTTGGTGGCAAGGAAGAGTTTACAACAGAAACCTCTCAAACAACCTTGAATACAGCTGCTGAGTTGATTCAAACCAAGATTGAAGCTCGTATTTCTAAGGAACAAGGGACCAAATGGCTTCGTGAAGCTATGGCTGCTTTTGTAGCGACTCAGTCTCGTTGGAGTTACGCTAGTGAGCAATTTGATAAAAACGACCACTTGCAAGGTGGTGCTCTCCTTTATACTAATAATAAATTGACCCAATGGGCAGATTCTAACTATCGTTTGCTTAACCGCACCCCTACCCGACAGGATGGCAAGCCTCATTATTCTAAAGCTGACGAATACGGTGGTTACGAATTCCTCTTGGCTAATGACGTGGATAACTCCAACCCAGTCGTTCAAGCGGAAATGCTCAACCAAATCCACTACCTGATGAACTGGGGCTCTATTGTCATGAATGACAAGGATGCCAACTTTGATGGTATCCGTGTGGATGCGGTGGATAATGTCAATGCGGATACCCTGCAACTCTACACTAACTATTTTAATTCGGTTTATGGTGTCAACAAGTCAGAAGCCCAAGCCCTAGCTCACATTTCAGTATTAGAAGCTTGGTCTTATAATGATAATGACTATAACCAAGATACCAATGGTGCGGCCTTGGCTATGGACAATGGTCTACGCTTCTCCCTGCTTTATACCCTGACACGTCCACTTAATGAGCGGACTCCTGGTATGTCAACCTTGATTAAGTCACAATATGGTTTGACTGACCGGACCAAGGATGACAAGTATGGCGATACTCAGCCATCCTATGTCTTTGTTCGGGCTCATGACTCAGAAGTGCAAACCGTTATTGCGCAAATCATCAAGAAAAAAATTGATCCAACGACTGATGGCTTTACCTTCACCTTGGACCAATTGAAACAGGCCTTTGACATCTACAATAAGGATATGAATAGTGTTGATAAGCACTATACCCACTACAATATTCCAGCAGCCTACGCTGTTATGTTGTCCAACATGGAATCAGTAACTCGGGTTTACTATGGAGACCTCTTTACCGATGATGGTCAATACATGGAAACCAAGTCTCCTTACTACGATGCTATCAATACCCTCCTTAGGGCCCGGATTCGTTACGCCGCTGGTGGTCAAACCATGGAACACAATTCCTATAAGGCATCAGCAGCTATGAAAGCTAAAAATCCTGATAGTGGTAGTGTGCTTGGCAACAGCGAAGTTCTTGTCTCTGTTCGTTTTGGTCAAGATGTGATGTCTGCTGACGATATGACTGGTGGTAAGCTGGCTAAAACCTCTGGTATGTTCAGCCTGATTTCCAACAACCCTGAATTAGAATTGGATGCCAATGAAGAAATCAGGGTCAATGTTGGTAAGATTCATGCTGGTCAAACCTACCGTCCATTGCTTTTGACAACCGATAAGGGTCTGCAAAAGTACCTCAATGATTCTGATACTAAGCTGACCAAGGTTGCCGATAAGGATGGTTATATCACCTTCAAGGGCAGTGAAATCAAGGGCTACAAGCAGGTTGAAGTCAATGGTTACCTTTCTGTTTGGGTACCAGTCGGCGCAAAGGCAGATCAAGATATTCGTGTGGCAGCTTCAACTAAGGTTAATGGTAAGGATGACAAGACTTATACAGCTAGTCAAGCCTTAGAATCACAATTAATCTACGAAGGTTTCTCAAACTTCCAAGATTTCGTTAAGAAGGACTCCCAATATACCAATAAGAAGATTGCTGAAAATACCGACCTCTTTAAGGCCTGGGGCGTGACCTCATTTGAAATGGCGCCACAATACGTTTCCGCAACTGATGGTACCTTCCTGGATTCTATTATTGAAAATGGTTATGCCTTCACCGACCGTTATGACCTTGCCATGAGCAAGAACAACAAGTACGGTTCTAAGGAAGACTTGGCCAATGCTCTTAAGGCCCTCCACGCTGCTGGTATCCAAGCTATCGCAGACTGGGTTCCAGACCAAATTTACCAACTCCCAGGTAAGGAAGTGGTAACTGCAAGTCGTGTTGATAACTATGGCCGTGTTAAGATTGACCAACCATTGGTTGAAAAACTTTACTTGGCCAATACCAAGAGCTCAGGAAAAGACTTCCAGGCTAAATATGGTGGTGAATTCTTAGAAGACCTGCAAAAGCAATACCCTGAAATGTTTACCGCTAAGATGATTTCAACCGGTAAAACCATTGATCCATCTGTCAAATTGAAGGAATGGTCAGCTAAGTACTTGAACGGAACAAATGTTCTGGGTCGTGGTACAGACTATGTCCTCAGCGATGAAGGAACTGGCAAATACTTCACTGTTAATGAAAAGGGTGACTTCCTACCAGCAGCCCTGACAGGTGATAGGGAAGCCAAGACTGGTTTCTACAATGATGGTAAGGGAATGACCTACTATACAACGGCTGGTAACAAGGCTAAATCTGCCTTTGTAACCGTAGCTGGAAATACCTATTACTTTGACTATACTGGTTATATGGTAACAGGACCAAACACGATTAACAGCAAATTCTATTACTTCCTGCCAAATGGGGTAATGCTCAAGGATGCTATTAAGCAAGATGAGTTGGGCCGTTCGGTTTACTATGGTAAAACTGGTACCATGTACAAGGCGACAGATAAATCTCAATGGTTTGCCATGACCGACTCTAAGGGTCAACAACGCTTCCGTCACTTTGACCGCTTCGGTATCATGTCTGTAGGACTGGTTACCATCAATGGTAGTGTTCAATATTACGATGAAGAAGGCTTCCAAGTTAAGGGCGAATTTGTCACTGATAAGGATGGTCAAACCCGTTACTTTGACGAAGGTTCTGGTAATCTGGTTAAGGACCGCTTCCTCAATAAGGATGGCAAGTGGTACTATCTTGATGATAAAGGCTTGCTGGTCAAGGGGGCTCAAACCATTAAGGGTCAAAAACTCTACTTTGACACCAAGACCGGTGCCCAAGTCAAGGGTGACTTTGTTGCCGACAAGGATGGCAACCTGACCTTCTATAGTGGTGATAGTGGTCAAATGGTTCAAAGTGATTTCTTCTCAACAGGAAATAATGCTTGGTTCTATGCCGATGAAAATGGTCATGTCGCTAAGGGAGCTAAGACTATCAGAGGTCAGAAGCTCTACTTTGATACAAAAACAGGTCAGCAAGCTAAGGGACGCTTTATCCGTGATGACAAGGGGGTTCGTTACTATGATGCTGACACAGGTGCCTTGGTAACCAACGCTTTCCTTGAAACTAAGGCTGGTTCTAACCAATGGTATTACATGGGAGCAGATGGTTATGCTGTCAAGGGGAACCAGACCATAAAAAATCAGCACATGTATTTTGATGCTGAAACTGGCCAACAAGCTAAGGGAATTATAGTGACAGATGCCAATGGTCGCAAGTATTTCTATGATACTTTTACTGGCAGTCGTGTTGTAAACCAATTTGTTTTGGTTAATGGAAATTGGTATTTCTTTGGTTATGACGGATCTGCAGTAACAGGTTTCCATGATATCAAGGGACAACACCTTTACTTCAATTCCGATGGAACACAGGCCAAAGGGACTACGGTAAAAATTGGCAATCGCAGCTATACCTTTGATGCTCACACTGGTGAGCTGACATCTGTTCATTATGGCTGA
- a CDS encoding DUF1858 domain-containing protein, with the protein MTNTIDLSKPVAKTLEEHPELKEILIDLGFKPLANPLMLKTLGQATSLKAGSKLAKIPLEKIKQTLEFNGYEVKGD; encoded by the coding sequence ATGACCAATACCATAGATTTATCCAAACCGGTTGCCAAGACCTTGGAGGAGCATCCCGAGCTCAAGGAAATTCTGATTGATTTGGGCTTTAAACCCCTGGCTAATCCTTTGATGTTAAAAACTTTGGGTCAGGCGACTAGCCTTAAGGCAGGTTCCAAGTTGGCCAAGATTCCTTTGGAGAAAATCAAGCAAACACTAGAATTTAACGGCTACGAGGTTAAGGGGGATTGA